The Enterococcus rotai genome includes a window with the following:
- a CDS encoding winged helix-turn-helix transcriptional regulator, with protein MRVGILNAETKSSETVISYKASGCLVENKKVVDEKDLQDIDALLICKNQTFSVVEVCEWVIKGKMYRSIPIWVSTTEKQVEEKNIYLQLGVCGIFEDYTIEEIDLAISNSLNTMKSAQHMELKEESMLQLDPLKLSLNVNNVTISLTKSEYYLVALLYEHKEEVCTYEMLAETFLGKDIELLSENGQSRVANIVCKIRAKIAQASDGKNELIKTIRSRGYMLTLSK; from the coding sequence ATGAGGGTTGGGATACTAAACGCAGAAACAAAGAGTAGTGAAACAGTTATTTCCTATAAAGCCTCTGGATGTTTAGTAGAAAATAAAAAAGTAGTCGATGAGAAGGACTTACAAGATATAGATGCCTTGCTTATTTGTAAAAATCAAACATTCAGTGTTGTAGAAGTTTGTGAATGGGTCATCAAAGGTAAAATGTATCGATCGATTCCTATCTGGGTAAGCACCACTGAAAAACAAGTAGAAGAAAAAAATATTTATTTACAATTAGGTGTTTGTGGGATTTTTGAAGATTATACCATTGAAGAAATAGATTTGGCTATTAGCAACAGCTTAAATACAATGAAATCGGCGCAGCATATGGAATTGAAAGAAGAGTCAATGTTGCAATTAGATCCCTTAAAGCTAAGCCTTAATGTTAATAATGTAACCATTTCACTGACAAAATCAGAATATTATCTGGTTGCTCTTCTTTATGAACACAAGGAAGAGGTCTGCACCTATGAAATGCTTGCGGAAACTTTTTTGGGTAAAGATATTGAGTTATTGAGTGAAAATGGGCAAAGCAGAGTAGCGAATATTGTTTGTAAAATCCGAGCAAAAATAGCCCAAGCAAGTGATGGGAAAAACGAGTTGATCAAAACGATTCGCTCAAGAGGCTACATGCTAACTTTATCTAAATGA
- a CDS encoding LPXTG cell wall anchor domain-containing protein: MKKLIQSSICLLLLFVPFYGTSAEASGKTQSDITFIQGDHPKKPIIDTIFSGNKKGILPQTGEELSLYLLIIGICLLIFIYLGFYLKNKNTRKKEQE, from the coding sequence ATGAAAAAACTAATTCAATCTAGTATTTGTTTACTGCTCTTATTTGTCCCATTTTATGGAACATCTGCAGAAGCCTCTGGAAAAACGCAATCAGATATTACTTTTATTCAAGGTGACCATCCGAAAAAACCGATTATTGATACTATTTTTTCTGGAAATAAAAAAGGAATACTTCCTCAGACAGGGGAAGAGTTAAGCCTGTACTTACTTATTATCGGGATTTGTCTGTTGATTTTCATTTATCTAGGGTTTTACTTAAAAAATAAAAACACACGAAAGAAGGAACAAGAATGA
- a CDS encoding MucBP domain-containing protein, whose protein sequence is MNNAKKIFLPSMLCLSIYALANLPIEATAINQDDPTAMEHTPSSESATYNSSIHPSSPELPFTRAASEIVSVPDKVLRETILIKLGKSTDDVLTKQDMESLTSLTITNDTSIQINSLAGLEYATNLGSISLDNNNVGDFTPLEQLTSLVFVNLSGKFLTSSTFPDLRKSTGITHISVTSRQLDNEVLSKFTTFMSLERLYLDKNMFITTLEPLKNLPKLRSISVQFCGITDFTVINDFPALNDLAAFGQNTGLTSLPATISRNTLDYDATQQTVFMPFAEMPNRLTNFDGYVPPFTTSTSASNTVLEFNDAQLPADRLQITDLGITVSAVTEEDFHNLTSITYNARINNPVGSYETPPHFSFYAISAGTYFQQFNVIDEPEDGAPVTIKYQDEVGQPISESTVLEGKIDASFTAVPKDINTWVLKSTAGNTEGTFTQNPQEIIFTYERALGEPVMVYYTDTQGKPLAEPETLQGQLDAPYTSVSKQITGWQLKELPKNASGSFTNQAQTVHYMYKKIEKPLIPLTNSHSAFPTEYFGYGTNPIISSITHIVKNQVDVSEALKEALELPTWFPNTLATTEKTSDSKETVQHQAKEKQTDHDGRGSVTIKFVDEQGNELTAPSTITGKIGESYRVTAKKVKKIN, encoded by the coding sequence TTGAACAACGCAAAAAAAATTTTCCTACCTTCAATGCTCTGTTTGAGTATTTATGCTTTAGCAAATTTGCCCATCGAAGCGACAGCAATCAACCAAGATGACCCAACGGCAATGGAACACACACCTTCTTCTGAATCAGCTACGTACAATTCTTCTATACACCCATCCAGTCCAGAACTTCCTTTTACAAGAGCTGCATCAGAAATAGTATCCGTTCCTGACAAGGTTCTAAGAGAAACTATTTTAATAAAATTAGGAAAATCAACAGATGATGTACTTACTAAGCAAGATATGGAGAGCCTGACTTCTTTAACGATAACGAATGATACATCTATACAAATCAACAGTTTGGCAGGTCTAGAATATGCCACCAACTTAGGTAGCATCTCTTTAGACAATAACAATGTGGGGGACTTTACCCCTTTGGAACAGTTGACATCGCTCGTTTTTGTCAATTTAAGTGGGAAGTTTTTAACCTCTAGCACTTTTCCAGATCTAAGAAAAAGTACTGGAATTACTCATATCTCAGTAACTTCTAGACAACTAGATAATGAGGTATTATCAAAATTCACTACATTTATGAGTCTTGAACGTCTATATTTGGATAAAAACATGTTTATTACGACACTTGAACCCTTGAAAAATTTACCTAAATTACGTTCCATTTCTGTTCAATTTTGCGGTATTACAGATTTTACTGTAATCAATGATTTTCCCGCGCTGAATGATCTAGCAGCATTTGGGCAAAACACTGGTCTAACAAGTCTTCCAGCGACGATTTCTCGGAACACCTTAGACTATGACGCCACACAGCAAACCGTTTTTATGCCATTTGCTGAAATGCCTAATCGACTCACAAATTTTGATGGCTATGTACCACCATTTACAACATCAACTTCTGCTAGTAATACCGTACTTGAATTCAATGATGCACAATTGCCAGCAGATCGCTTGCAAATCACAGATCTTGGAATCACTGTCTCAGCTGTTACAGAAGAAGATTTTCATAATCTCACTAGTATTACATATAATGCTCGGATAAATAATCCTGTAGGAAGCTATGAGACCCCACCTCATTTTAGTTTCTATGCCATTTCTGCTGGAACGTACTTCCAACAATTTAACGTAATTGACGAGCCTGAAGATGGAGCTCCAGTGACCATTAAATACCAGGATGAAGTGGGGCAGCCTATTAGTGAATCTACTGTCTTAGAAGGAAAAATCGATGCCTCATTCACAGCTGTACCTAAAGACATCAATACTTGGGTATTGAAATCAACAGCTGGGAATACAGAAGGCACCTTCACACAAAATCCACAGGAAATTATTTTTACCTATGAAAGAGCACTTGGTGAACCTGTAATGGTCTACTATACCGATACACAAGGGAAGCCACTTGCTGAACCAGAAACATTGCAAGGACAGCTTGATGCACCTTATACGTCTGTAAGCAAACAAATAACAGGCTGGCAACTAAAAGAACTTCCTAAAAACGCTAGCGGATCGTTTACGAATCAAGCCCAAACAGTCCATTACATGTATAAAAAGATAGAGAAACCCTTAATTCCTTTGACCAATTCACATTCTGCATTCCCCACAGAATATTTTGGTTACGGAACTAACCCTATCATTAGCAGTATTACTCACATCGTTAAGAATCAAGTGGACGTTTCTGAGGCATTAAAAGAGGCTCTAGAGTTGCCAACGTGGTTTCCAAATACACTGGCAACCACTGAAAAAACGAGTGATTCCAAAGAAACGGTGCAACACCAAGCTAAGGAAAAACAAACAGATCATGATGGTAGAGGCTCTGTGACGATTAAGTTTGTTGATGAACAAGGCAATGAACTTACTGCGCCAAGTACTATTACGGGGAAAATCGGAGAATCTTACAGAGTAACAGCCAAAAAAGTTAAAAAAATAAACTAA